The following coding sequences are from one Dama dama isolate Ldn47 chromosome 8, ASM3311817v1, whole genome shotgun sequence window:
- the CLK1 gene encoding dual specificity protein kinase CLK1 isoform X2, giving the protein MLEWFEHHGHVCIVFELLGLSTYDFIKENGFLPFRLDHIRRMAYQICKSVNFLHSNKLTHTDLKPENILFVQSDYTEAYNPKMKRDERTLINPDIKVVDFGSATYDDEHHSTLVSTRHYRAPEVILALGWSQPCDVWSIGCILIEYYLGFTVFPTHDSKEHLAMMERILGPLPKHMIQKTRKRKYFHHDRLDWDEHSSAGRYVSRRCKPLKEFMLSQDAEHELLFDLIQKMLEYEPAKRITLKEALKHPFFYPLKKAM; this is encoded by the exons ATGTTGGAGTGGTTTGAGCATCATGGTCATGTCTGCATTGTGTTTGAACTATTGGGACTTAGTACTTACGACTTTATTAAGGAAAATGGTTTTCTGCCCTTTCGACTGGATCATATCAGGAGGATGGCATACCAGATATGCAAGTCTGTGAACT ttttgcaCAGTAATAAGTTGACTCACACAGACTTAAAGCCTGAAAACATCTTATTTGTACAGTCTGACTACACAGAGGCATATAATCCCAAAATG AAACGTGATGAACGTACTTTAATAAATCCAGATATTAAAGTTGTAGACTTTGGGAGTGCAACATATGATGATGAACATCATAGTACATTGGTATCTACAAGACATTATAGGGCACCTGAAGTTATATTAG CTTTAGGATGGTCCCAGCCATGTGATGTCTGGAGTATAGGATGTATTCTTATTGAATATTACCTTGGGTTTACAGTATTTCCA acGCATGATAGTAAGGAACATTTGGCAATGATGGAAAGGATTCTTGGGCCTTTACCAAAACACATGATACAGAAAACCAG GAAACGTAAATATTTCCATCATGATCGATTAGACTGGGATGAACATAGTTCTGCTGGCAGATACGTTTCAAGGCGTTGTAAACCTCTGAAG gAATTTATGCTTTCTCAAGATGCTGAACATGAGCTTCTCTTTGACCTTATTCAGAAAATGTTGGAGTATGAACCAGCTAAAAGGATCACTCTTAAAGAAGCCTTAAAGCATCCTTTCTTTTACCCCCTTAAAAAAGCTATGTAA
- the CLK1 gene encoding dual specificity protein kinase CLK1 isoform X1, whose amino-acid sequence MRHSKRSYCPDWDEKDWDYGKWRSSSGSHKRKKRSHSSARENKRCRYNYSKTSDSYYLESRSLNEKDYHSRRYIDEYRNDYSQGCEPGHRHRDYESRYQNHSSKSSCRSGRSSYKSKHRIHDSTSYHRSHGKSHRRKRTRSVEDDEEGHLICQSGDVLSARYEIVDTLGEGAFGKVVECIDHKAGGRHVAVKIVKNVDRYCEAARSEIQVLEHLNTTDPSSTFRCVQMLEWFEHHGHVCIVFELLGLSTYDFIKENGFLPFRLDHIRRMAYQICKSVNFLHSNKLTHTDLKPENILFVQSDYTEAYNPKMKRDERTLINPDIKVVDFGSATYDDEHHSTLVSTRHYRAPEVILALGWSQPCDVWSIGCILIEYYLGFTVFPTHDSKEHLAMMERILGPLPKHMIQKTRKRKYFHHDRLDWDEHSSAGRYVSRRCKPLKEFMLSQDAEHELLFDLIQKMLEYEPAKRITLKEALKHPFFYPLKKAM is encoded by the exons ATGAGACACTCAAAAAGAAGTTACTGTCCTGATTGGGATGAAAAAGATTGGGATTatggaaaatggaggagcagCAGCGGCAGtcataaaagaaagaagagatcgCATAGCAGTGCACGGGAGAACAAGCGCTGCAGATACAATTACTCTAAAACATCTGATAG cTATTACCTGGAAAGCAGATCCTTAAATGAGAAAGATTATCATAGTCGACGCTACATTGATGAATACAGAAATGACTACAGTCAAGGATGTGAACCTGGACATCGACATAGAGATTATGAAAGCAGATATCAGAACCATAGTAGCAAGTCCTCTTGTAGAAGTGGGAGAAGTAGTTATAAAAGCAAACACAGAATTCACGACAGCACTTCATATCATCGTTCACATGGG AAGAGTCACCGAAGGAAAAGAACCAGGAGTGTAGAGGATGATGAGGAGGGTCACCTGATCTGTCAGAGTGGAGACGTACTAAGTGCAAGAT aTGAAATTGTTGATACTTTAGGTGAAGGAGCTTTTGGAAAAGTTGTGGAGTGTATTGATCATAAAGC GGGAGGTAGACATGTAGCagtaaaaatagttaaaaatgtGGATAGATATTGTGAAGCAGCTCGCTCAGAAATACAAGTTCTGGAACACTTAAATACAACAGACCCTAGCAGTACATT CCGCTGTGTCCAGATGTTGGAGTGGTTTGAGCATCATGGTCATGTCTGCATTGTGTTTGAACTATTGGGACTTAGTACTTACGACTTTATTAAGGAAAATGGTTTTCTGCCCTTTCGACTGGATCATATCAGGAGGATGGCATACCAGATATGCAAGTCTGTGAACT ttttgcaCAGTAATAAGTTGACTCACACAGACTTAAAGCCTGAAAACATCTTATTTGTACAGTCTGACTACACAGAGGCATATAATCCCAAAATG AAACGTGATGAACGTACTTTAATAAATCCAGATATTAAAGTTGTAGACTTTGGGAGTGCAACATATGATGATGAACATCATAGTACATTGGTATCTACAAGACATTATAGGGCACCTGAAGTTATATTAG CTTTAGGATGGTCCCAGCCATGTGATGTCTGGAGTATAGGATGTATTCTTATTGAATATTACCTTGGGTTTACAGTATTTCCA acGCATGATAGTAAGGAACATTTGGCAATGATGGAAAGGATTCTTGGGCCTTTACCAAAACACATGATACAGAAAACCAG GAAACGTAAATATTTCCATCATGATCGATTAGACTGGGATGAACATAGTTCTGCTGGCAGATACGTTTCAAGGCGTTGTAAACCTCTGAAG gAATTTATGCTTTCTCAAGATGCTGAACATGAGCTTCTCTTTGACCTTATTCAGAAAATGTTGGAGTATGAACCAGCTAAAAGGATCACTCTTAAAGAAGCCTTAAAGCATCCTTTCTTTTACCCCCTTAAAAAAGCTATGTAA